The genomic region AGGAGGGGATCGAGATCTCTCTCCATCCTCCCGCATCGAAGAAGATAAACCGTCTTTCCAGCTTGATGAATATCCGCTCTGCCGGAAGCAGAACCGAAAGTGGGAGTAAAATTTTTCCTTTCCAGCAAGTACCCTCAAAAAGAGCAGATGTAACGACAGTCCCAGAGATAACATCACGCACATCAACCTTTGCAGACTTCACAGGAAGTTTTACAGATAAACAGGTAGTACCTTTACCCGGGGGATCCCCCAGGAAGTAAAGAAGGGATCTCCCTGACAGGCTTGGAAGTATCCGGATAACCATATCTAATTGCAAAGTTGAGTCCGAAGGAATAACCTGGCGTATAGGATGTCGGTCGTAGAGCGAGATCGGTTCTGGAACAGGCAGAAACTTTTCTGAATCCTTGACAAACGCAAGTAATTTGCCACGGCTCAACTTAAGCTGGCTTTGATGACAGAGAATTGCTTCGCGTTTATGGAGTTGCTGTTCCTGGCTCAGCGGAAGATAAATAAAATCCGTAGGAGTCCACCTCCGTTGTGGGGGATGCACCAGGTAACTGAGTTGGGTAAGGGGGGATTGATGCCGGCCTAGATAGGCCAGGGCAAGGCGAACCAGGACTGCAAGTGCGTTGTGATCGGGATGGATATCGAGGATGGATGGAATAATCAGAAGGGTCGGGTTCCAGTTAGCAATTTCTGAAGCAATTTTTATCAGAATCTCTTGACTTCCGGTAAGTAAGAGTTTTGTGAGTCCCTGATCGGGATATCCCAGGAAGACCGTGCAGGTAGATGGAATACCCAGGCACTTCAAAGCTGCCAGTGCCTCATCACGGCGTTTCGCTCCCCATCGGACCTGGTCAGTAATTCCAATCCGCCAGCGGTGCTCGATAACGCGCTGAGGCCAGGGGTTATTATCTCCGTTGGTGGCAAAGATCACACGGACGGGTGCACCAACGGCTGTTGCTTGTTGGAGGAGTCCACCGGTGGCCAACGTTTCATCATCCGGGTGGGGTGCAAAAATCATAACCCGACACTTATCGGTAAGGTTTAAGGACATTATCATAATAATAAAAACCCCGTTCTACAATCTATATCCATCCAACTGCCATATCTGGAGATTGGGTAGAACCCTATACGCATCCAGCTAAGAAGGGGAAAAGCCTTAGTTTTGGTCTGGACGCCTCCTGGCCCCCCTCAGGGGGGGATTTAGCAGGTTGCCTGCTAAATCCCCCCTTGGAGAGGGTTAGACATACATGCTAGAGTAAGAAGGTTAGCCCCAGCGGGGGTGACCCGTTTAACTTGAAAAAAAATTCTGAATTTCTGAATCTCCCGACGCAAGTCGGGGGCTACCAACCGTTCGCCCCTGACGGGGCTTTTCAGCTTATTCTGGCCCGCATAGGGGTTAGGAGGGGGTGTCGATCCCAGGTTTAATCCTTCACTTAATGCAGATGGGGTAGAATCCCTGATAGCCGGCAGCCAGAAAGCAGGCATTCGGATAAACTACTCCATCCAACAGGCCTGTTACAGGGTTAGAAATTCCTTAATAGACTGGGTGATATAGAGAATTTCATCTTCCGTTAGCTCCGGAAACATCGGCAGCGAGATAATCTCTTGAACCACACTTTCTGTTTTTGGTAAAGCAGGAGGTCGACCGGAAAAGGTCTTCATGACCGGTTGGAGGTGACAGGGGATAGGGTAGTGGATACCGGTATGAATTCCCTTTTCTTGTAAGAATTGAATCAGTCGATCTCTTTGATTGGAATGTCCTGGAGAGGGAATTCGAATGACATACAGATGATAAACCGCATAGGCCCAATCCTGTTCGGAGGGGAGAAGAAGGGCTTTCCGTGGGCTCAGGGTTGAATCTGAGTTTGTTGAAGAATTAACTTCTTCCATCCCTTCCAGTACCTCCTTCAAACACTTTGAATAAAAGTCTGCCAGGACTCTTCGTCTTTGGTTAAACCCCTCCAGTTTTTGAAGTTGTAATCTGCCGACCGCAGCCTGTATCTCATTAAATCGGAGGTTATGGCCCAGAATTTCATGCCGATACTTTCCCACAAGCCCATGGTTCCGGAGCAATCGGATCTTCTCTGCAAGCTCCGGGTCGGAGGTAGTTACCATACCCCCATCTCCGTAAACTGTCATATTTTTAGATGGATAGAATGAAAAACATCCTGCTTTTCCCCAGGATCCAACCTTTTTTCCTTTATAGGTAGCACCGTGTGCCTGGCAGCAGTCTTCCAGGACAAACAGATGATATTTTTCGGCCACCCTTTGAATAGGATCCAGATGGGCCGGGTGTCCATACAGGTGAACCGGGATGATTCCTACCGTACGGGGCGTTATTTTCTCCTCGAGGAGGGAGGGATTTAGAGTATAAGTTTCGTCAATATCGACAAAGATAGGGGTTGCACCCAGAAGAAGGATAGGCTCTACAGTAGGAAAAGCAGTATGAGAGGGGACAATTACTTCATCCCCTGCTTTAACCCCTAAGGCTTGTAAAGTCAGAAGAATTGCAGCCGTACCCGAAGAGGTCACAATAGCCTCGGAAGTCCCTATAAATTCGGCAAATTCCTTTTCGAATAACTGGCATTGTTCCCCTAAGATATACCAGCCCTGTTCGGCGATCTCCAGGATTTTCTGCTTGATTTCCGCATCGATATAAGCTTTAGATAAGGGAATTGTTCGCATGTTACTCTTCTTAACTCTTTCCAGGCGAACATATTAAATTATCTATCTTATCGAAAAAAGATAACCTCATAAATCCTTGACTGCAAGCAGCACCTTTAGTAACTGTTCTGCCCTTACCCCCAACCCTCTCCCCCAAGGCTCCGGGAGAGGGGGAATGGACCCGGAGATCCACCTGTTTCCCCTCTTCCACACCGGAGGAGAGGGGCTGGGGGTGGGAGCCAGAACCCAGAAAAATCACCTCCCTCCAAAACCCGATACCGGAACATCTCCACTCTGTCCCCACACTAACACCAGTAACACCCTCCTATAACCCCCAACCGAACTCAAGATCCACCACTCCCCACTCCCCGGCCGGTATATCCCAAGATCTACCTTTCCATCTCCATCATAATCCCCGGGTACTGGGATATCCCCTTCTATCCCCCATACCCGCTCCACCACCCTTCCTCCTGCCCCCCTTATCTGCCATCTCCCACTGCTAGAACTCCATACTGCTAGATCCACTCTCCCATCTCCATCATAATCCCCTACCACAGGGATATCTCCTACTCCTCCAAACCCCTGAACCTGCATAGGTCCCTGGCTGGAAGTCAATATCCACCACTCCCCACTCCCAGGTCGAAACACTCCAAGATCCATCCTGCCATCTCCATCATAATCTCCTGGCACCGGAATATCCCCCCCCTGCCCCCACTTCAACATCATCTCCCCTCCTCCTGATAGACTTATCCACCACTCCCCACTAACCCCCCTCCAGAGTCCATAATCCGCCCTTTGATCTCCATTGTAATCTCCTGGCACCGGTAAGTCCCCTGCCTGTCCCCAGCTATGCACATACTCCATTCCTCCCAACAAACTTAACATTACATGCCACTGCCCCGTAGCGGGTCGATAAAAGGCTAAATCACTGATTCCATCTCCATCATAATCCCCAGGGGTGGGAATATCCCCTTGAACTCCAAACGCTATGACGTTGGAAGCTCCTAAAATGTACCATTGACCCGTATCCGCTCTCCACACTGCTAGATCGGTTCGACCATCTCCATCATAGTCGGCCGAATCTCCTCGGGGGGCTATCAGTCTGGGAGAGAAGATCCCCACATAGGGGGTGTCGGTGGTGACGATGATGGTGTGGGTGAGGGCTCCCCCATCACTCCAACCAATCCCCACATACTCAAATCCTAAGGCATCCCTTTGGGGGGAGGGGAGACTCAGGGTGTGGGAGGAACCCAAAGGCCAGGTAAAGCTCTGGGAGGTGATGTAGGGTTGTCCATCTACGATGAAGGTAAGGCCAGGAAGGTTGGTCTGGAGGGTGATAGTTAGAAGCGTGGGAGGGGTAGCCGGGGTGGTAAAGGTCTGGTCAACTCCCAGGGAAGTACCTCCACTGTTTTGAGCTACCAGTCGGAAGTGATAGGTGGTGTTGGGAAGAAGGTTACTCAAGGATTCACTGAGGGAAACCAAAGTGGTGCCATTTCCCAGGGATTGGGGAGGGGTTTGGTTGTCATAGGCCGAGGTGGTTCCCCATTCAAACCAGGCGGTGGTAAGTGAGCCGTTGGGATTGACCGATCCGTTCAAGACAACGGTGGTCTGGGTAATCGATGAAGCTGACCCGGTCAGGGCTATAGAAGCTGCTTGCTCTATGACAAATACTCCCCCTCCATCAGTTCCGGCATAGAGGATATTGGGATTGACCGGGTCTAGGGCCAGGGCATTGACTAAGGTGTTGGTCAGGCCGGTGTTGATGGCGGTCCAGCTTGTTCCTCCATCGGTGCTTTTAAATACCCCATCTCCAGAAGTTCCTGCATAGACGATGTTGGGATTGGTCGGGTTTATGGTCAGGGAAAGGATATAAGAATTGGTCAGGCCGGTGTTGATGGGAGTCCAGCTACTCCCACCATTGGTGCTTTTAAATACCCCACCTCCATTAGTTCCTGCATAGAGGATATTGGGATTGACAGGGTCTATGACCAGAGCATAGATAAAGGAGTTGGTCAGGCCGGTGTTGATGGGAGTCCAACTCCCCCCTTCATTGGTACTCTTAAATACTCCTCCCCCATCAGTTCCTGTATAGAGGGTGGTGGGAGTGAGGGGATCTATAGCCAAGGTAAGGATTCTGAGATCGGTCAGGCCGGTGTTGATGGCGGTCCAGCTTGTTCCTCCATCGGTGCTTTTAAGTACCCCACTCTTATATATTCCTGCATAAAGGGTATCAGGAGTTTCAGGGTTTATCGCCAGGGCATAAACGGATTTGGTGTTCGAGGTGATCCCGCTGTTACTGGCCATCCAGTTGCCCCCTCCATCTGTACTTTTAAATACACCATCTACAAGTATTCCTGCATAGAGGGTATCAGGAGTTCCGGGGTTTATCGCCAGGGTATTAACTCTTTGACCGGTTAAGTTGGTGCTGCTGTCGGTCCAGTTACTCCCCCCATTTGTGCTTTTAAATACTTTTCCTCCACTGGTCCCTGCATAGAGGGTGGTAGAAGTGATAGGGTTTATAGCCAGAGCAGGGATAGAAGTATTGGTCAGGCCGGTGTTGATGGCGGTCCAGCTTGTTCCTCCATCGGTGCTTTTATAGACTCCTTTCCCATTAGTCCCGGCATAAAGAGTGGTGGAAGTTCCAGAGTCTATCACCAGGGTAAAGACACTGATGTTGCTTAAGCTGGTAGAATTCCAACCACTCCCTCCATTAGTGCTCTTATAGACTCCCTTATCAGTCCCTGCATAGAGGATATTGGGATTGACCGGGTCTATAGCTAAGGCAAAGACTTTGTTACCTATTAGACTGCTACTACTCCAGTTAGTTCCTCCATTTGTACTCTTTACCACTCCACCTCCATTAGTCCCTGCATAGAGGGTGGTGGAACTGTTCGGGTTTATGACCAGGGAACGGATAGAGGCATTAGGTATACCGTTGTTGCTGGCAAACCAATCACTCCCCCCGTTAGTACTCTTAAATACCCCACTTCCAGCAGTACCTACATAGAGGGTGGTGGAACTGTTCGGGTCTATGACCAGGACATGGATAAAGGAATTGGACAAGTTGGTACTACTGGAAGTCCAATTAGTCCCTCCAGTGGTGCTCTTATAGACCCCATCTCCATAGGTTCCTGCATAAAGGGTGTTGGAGTCGTTTGGGTCTATAGCCAGGGAATTGACTATGGCAGTGGTCAGGCTGGTGACACTCCAACTTCCCCCACCATCTGTGCTCTTATAGACTCCCGTATCAGTCCCTGCATAGAGAGTATTGGGATCGGCCGGGTCTATAACCAAGGCATTGACCGTGATGTTATTTAGGCCGTTGTTGCTGACAGTCCAGTTAATCCCTCCGTCGGTGCTCTTATAGACCCCACCTCCAAATGTTCCTGCATAGACGATGTTGGGATTGTCCGGGTCTATGGCTAAAGAAAAAATGATCCCACCCTCAGGCCCAATACTGGTCCAATTGTTCACCCCGGCCAGGGCGACCCCTGTCATTCCCATGAACCCTAAGATTCCTATCACAACCCCTGCCCAAATCCTCAAACTCCTCCCACAGACAAAAAAGGTTTCTCCTAGTGTCAATTTTTGTCCCTGTCTCTTCATCTCCGTCTCCTTGGTTTCTCTCAGGCCTGCAAGCGTCCTAACTCCCTCGATACCCCAGACCTGATTTACAAAAAATAGAGCAACCACAGGGGGCTGCCCATTCTTTATGAACCTAAGGCATGAACCCCTTGCAAAAAAGAGGGATCGTAGAGGCGCACGGTCGTATACCCCTATGGAGTCTTTGAATCAGCGTATTGTAGTAACCCAACCCCATTTCCCATCTGTTGGTTTAATGCCTGGTGAGGACGTAAGGTTGTACGTTCCTACCTGAGATGGGTGATAGGCGTATGTCGGTGCCTGGACTTCCTGACCCTGGGTTTGGTTTTGGGATAATCTTTTTTTGAACAAGGTTTTGCGGTTTAAGGGAGTAAGCAAGAGATATGCCAGGTGGGGGTAATACCCCATCTTATAGAAATGTTACCTCATGGACAGCCCTGGTAGTTGACCTGGCGGCTCCTGTGGTCCTATTTAAGGTTTCATCCAAGTCGTCCTCTCTACACCTTAGGCAGTATCTCTATGGTGAAGGAATATAAATTCTCCTACCATCCCATTCTCTTCTATGATTATTCTTGACAATTCCGTTATTTTTTGTAGCCTTATCAAAATAGTAATCCTATACTGCAACAGGTAGGTTATAAAAAGTTAGAATAATTAACCCTTCAGAAGGAAAAAAGATGAAACCAAGTGCCCTGCGAATCAAAGTTTACGTATTGGGAATTTTACTTTTGATAGGTATGATCATGATTTTTGACGCCGACATCCAAAAGACCCTGCAGGATCATCGCTCTACCACAACAGATGGACTGTCCAAAATGGTGAAACCCTTGGGAGATGGAAGAATTGTGGTACCTGTGTTCATCGGTGTGTCGATAGCAGGGGGAGTTTTGCAGGTTCCTTCTCTGGTAAATTTGGGATTAACGACCTTAGGAGCCTTATCCTTGGATGGTATTCTTACAGGAACCCTTCAAGCCGCTCTTGGAAGACAGCGTCCTTTTAAGGGAAAAGGACCCAATAGTTATGATCCCTTTAGTGAAGGAGGCTCATTTCCCTCCGGTCATACTTCGGTCGTTTTTAATGTAGCTACGATTCTTTCTACCCAGTATAAAAGTTACGGCATTATTCCTGTCCTTTCATATTCTTTGGCCGGTCTGGTAGGTTTTTCCAGAATTAACGATAACAAGCATTTTGCCTCAGATGTTTTGGCAGGGGCCCTCGTCGGTATCGTCACAGCCCAATTAGCCCTGCGAATAAGAAAAAATATCAAACAAATCCTGGGTAAAATAAAAGCTTTCTATCGGGCATTTTCGCCTGAGTAGTTCTCTCTGCCGGAGCACACCGGAGCACATTTAAAGCTTTCTAGCTTTCTTCTGGAGGTTTTAAGTTACGAAAATTGTGATAAAGGGTCAGATCATAAA from Candidatus Limnocylindrales bacterium harbors:
- a CDS encoding PIG-L family deacetylase, translated to MIMSLNLTDKCRVMIFAPHPDDETLATGGLLQQATAVGAPVRVIFATNGDNNPWPQRVIEHRWRIGITDQVRWGAKRRDEALAALKCLGIPSTCTVFLGYPDQGLTKLLLTGSQEILIKIASEIANWNPTLLIIPSILDIHPDHNALAVLVRLALAYLGRHQSPLTQLSYLVHPPQRRWTPTDFIYLPLSQEQQLHKREAILCHQSQLKLSRGKLLAFVKDSEKFLPVPEPISLYDRHPIRQVIPSDSTLQLDMVIRILPSLSGRSLLYFLGDPPGKGTTCLSVKLPVKSAKVDVRDVISGTVVTSALFEGTCWKGKILLPLSVLLPAERIFIKLERRFIFFDAGGWREISIPSLSQRAPSVTMIQGKNLP
- a CDS encoding DegT/DnrJ/EryC1/StrS family aminotransferase, which codes for MRTIPLSKAYIDAEIKQKILEIAEQGWYILGEQCQLFEKEFAEFIGTSEAIVTSSGTAAILLTLQALGVKAGDEVIVPSHTAFPTVEPILLLGATPIFVDIDETYTLNPSLLEEKITPRTVGIIPVHLYGHPAHLDPIQRVAEKYHLFVLEDCCQAHGATYKGKKVGSWGKAGCFSFYPSKNMTVYGDGGMVTTSDPELAEKIRLLRNHGLVGKYRHEILGHNLRFNEIQAAVGRLQLQKLEGFNQRRRVLADFYSKCLKEVLEGMEEVNSSTNSDSTLSPRKALLLPSEQDWAYAVYHLYVIRIPSPGHSNQRDRLIQFLQEKGIHTGIHYPIPCHLQPVMKTFSGRPPALPKTESVVQEIISLPMFPELTEDEILYITQSIKEFLTL
- a CDS encoding FG-GAP-like repeat-containing protein yields the protein MKRQGQKLTLGETFFVCGRSLRIWAGVVIGILGFMGMTGVALAGVNNWTSIGPEGGIIFSLAIDPDNPNIVYAGTFGGGVYKSTDGGINWTVSNNGLNNITVNALVIDPADPNTLYAGTDTGVYKSTDGGGSWSVTSLTTAIVNSLAIDPNDSNTLYAGTYGDGVYKSTTGGTNWTSSSTNLSNSFIHVLVIDPNSSTTLYVGTAGSGVFKSTNGGSDWFASNNGIPNASIRSLVINPNSSTTLYAGTNGGGVVKSTNGGTNWSSSSLIGNKVFALAIDPVNPNILYAGTDKGVYKSTNGGSGWNSTSLSNISVFTLVIDSGTSTTLYAGTNGKGVYKSTDGGTSWTAINTGLTNTSIPALAINPITSTTLYAGTSGGKVFKSTNGGSNWTDSSTNLTGQRVNTLAINPGTPDTLYAGILVDGVFKSTDGGGNWMASNSGITSNTKSVYALAINPETPDTLYAGIYKSGVLKSTDGGTSWTAINTGLTDLRILTLAIDPLTPTTLYTGTDGGGVFKSTNEGGSWTPINTGLTNSFIYALVIDPVNPNILYAGTNGGGVFKSTNGGSSWTPINTGLTNSYILSLTINPTNPNIVYAGTSGDGVFKSTDGGTSWTAINTGLTNTLVNALALDPVNPNILYAGTDGGGVFVIEQAASIALTGSASSITQTTVVLNGSVNPNGSLTTAWFEWGTTSAYDNQTPPQSLGNGTTLVSLSESLSNLLPNTTYHFRLVAQNSGGTSLGVDQTFTTPATPPTLLTITLQTNLPGLTFIVDGQPYITSQSFTWPLGSSHTLSLPSPQRDALGFEYVGIGWSDGGALTHTIIVTTDTPYVGIFSPRLIAPRGDSADYDGDGRTDLAVWRADTGQWYILGASNVIAFGVQGDIPTPGDYDGDGISDLAFYRPATGQWHVMLSLLGGMEYVHSWGQAGDLPVPGDYNGDQRADYGLWRGVSGEWWISLSGGGEMMLKWGQGGDIPVPGDYDGDGRMDLGVFRPGSGEWWILTSSQGPMQVQGFGGVGDIPVVGDYDGDGRVDLAVWSSSSGRWQIRGAGGRVVERVWGIEGDIPVPGDYDGDGKVDLGIYRPGSGEWWILSSVGGYRRVLLVLVWGQSGDVPVSGFGGR
- a CDS encoding phosphatase PAP2 family protein → MKPSALRIKVYVLGILLLIGMIMIFDADIQKTLQDHRSTTTDGLSKMVKPLGDGRIVVPVFIGVSIAGGVLQVPSLVNLGLTTLGALSLDGILTGTLQAALGRQRPFKGKGPNSYDPFSEGGSFPSGHTSVVFNVATILSTQYKSYGIIPVLSYSLAGLVGFSRINDNKHFASDVLAGALVGIVTAQLALRIRKNIKQILGKIKAFYRAFSPE